GCCGGAATTgtatctttaatatttaaaacttttacagAGCAATGAAAATAGATCAAAATGCGGCAAGTCTGGCCTACCAaccaaaaagattatttaaacatataaaatatgaatattaagaaataaaaaaattaatgtagttttgaatgtaaattaatgtagacatgaataaacaataatccgtggttgaaaaattttaatcgcaatttttccattagttatgtaattgttaactaacaataattgtttctatacagaatgttaacATTAAATCTCCGATTAAACTTATTAAACTAAAACCCCAGAATTTTTTTCCATGAAGGTATTCTTAATAGGCTTACAAATAAATTGccgtttataaaattttaaaattttgattttcaatttgttattaacatttgaaaattaacaaatgaaaaaaagtaatgaaaaaaatttttttttaattttaattcacctacaattatcgataaactttatgcgtattttttcaatttaatgcaataatgacatatttttcgaagtcgaattttctccgaaagctaacgtttttcaaaTGTCCCACTCTATcggtatatttttcaataagatcgaaaaactacttttagaaacaattttttgcttACAATCCAGCCGGAAATGCAAAATCTGAAATTTCCATTTCAACTCTATTCATGAATAAGCATTTAAGATTCGgttcttttttaattcgatATGGAATGAAGTCAAATTAAGGGATtattcgaataataataatatctgcaTAACTAGCTCCAtccccaaaaataataaaaacactccCCAAAACTACCCGTTTTACTTACTTATAAAACTTGCAAGATggacaattttcaaaacttttgttttctcATCTCCATTCACCTGGAAAAAACATCCCTCACAGTACCTTTCCTACATCTTTAGTATTTAGAAATTATCTCATATGATTTTTTTCTGTGCTGCAGAGCTAGGGCCGTTCCGATGCAAAGTGAGTATATTTCATTCACGAATGCATGTCATGCCggtaattacttattttataaacaataattatcatataaaatcCCTCTTATAATTACCTATATATTATTGATCTCTATAAATCTGGTAAAGAAAAATTTGCACTAGTTACTATAATCTATTTAACACAAAatcaacaattaaaattttaattactatacACACGGAAATATATCTAGAAAGcctataaatacaataatcaatgatttgtattttaaaatattttacacgtttttataacaattattagtattatttatacagtggcgttttaaaatagatttttttttaatcctaaaTCGTATTTTCtacgataaataatttataaaagtgatatttacaaaattaaaaaaatccccgacaataCACTttgaacttataacactccttctcatatcaatatcaaaatgatggtcaaggacatcagatgagatgaaaaggatactaagagagctatcattttttgggacaaatttttggatatatttcaattgaaattgaaacatttgagttgactttgtccTTCTGagtaattgttttgaattacttaattgttttaccatttcacttttcgaaggcaggattatttgaccattcatttccatagtaataattatttatatgtttaaattataacatccaaactgaattgattttgaaaatcatcgccaatttttagttttttcgggtacggaagaCCAATTTCGCACTTGAAGATTAGATACTCCccgttaaattgcctttcaaacgaaaccaaaaaaattaaaatcggttcatccatttaggcgctacgatgccaccgacagacaaacacacatagcggtcaaactaaaagttttttttcagaACCCTGTCGAAAATTTGAGCTTTGGactcttattaaatttatttattcttaaggATAAAAGCCAGTACCTATAGTATAAACTTTCTAGAAGGGAAATTAATAATCCATCTTAACAATGTAAAAAAGTTCTATTTTTTGGTACGGGGAAAGCGTCACCGAACActgacacatacatacacacgcaTGGGTATACGTAGGCATCAACTTAAAAGTGGGAATAAATTGTTCTGACCATCAAACGTAAGGATGTGCTAAagcatatcatatttttatgcaTATCTTTACGATTGAAGGTCAGGGTTCAGAATTCAGGACGATGATCAATTTGGATTTTCGAACCGATTACAAGAAATTTCTCATACTGAGACGCTAACAAACAATGAGTTTACTTATACATGAATTCCTAGATTTACTATAGGTAAGGCTAGGTTAGGTCTACGTGGTTGTCCTGGCATGtaacacacttagaccatagagtccgttgtgataccaaaaaGTGGGTTAGCTCTTTCCTAGGCACTACTCCATGTAGCaattggagctgtttaagaatcGAAAGAGTATTTTGACCAAAAGACTTCAATCGGAGaagtcgtcaaagaaaggctgactCAAATCAAGCTTAAAATAGTAAGAGCTTTCTTCCTTCTCCTTACTGTGATAGCACTTTGAATAATCGGGACGCAGTAATTACTGTATGCCTCAATGTCTCAgtatatttactatattttgcCTGTTTATTttcgcaaaaataaatttgtaaaaactgcgccaatgaaaaaagaaacaaattgattcgattaaaaaaaagtacattttttattatcatatttaaaattctctTATCCTTCATTTAAAAGCAATCTTTGTTAGAAGATATTTATGCATTGCCAAGCGAAACATTTTAGACATTTATGTTATTAAGATATGACTTCTTTTGATATATGTTATGCTGTATATACTACCGTGTGTACAAGAGAGGCTGTTAATTTAAAAGGTTTTACTActtttaattcttaaataatCTATTGCGTTAATAAGAtgaattgtttatatatatcaCAGTACCCCAAGGTAGATACGAACTTCGATTTGTATAATGGAAGAATATATTTAAAGGGTATTGGAAAACAATTcgttttgggaaaatttttaaattatgtattatttagcGGAcaattttcctcaaaaattCTCTATGTACGGTGAACAAAAAGTTGGCTAGTAGTGTGCATTCAGGTTAACTTATTAACGCAATAGATGTGAGTGTCAAAAAACGCTTTCAGtcttattttcccaaaaaatatagacttatacaatgtattttaagtcgccctattagctcagttggttaaggcgtaaccgccgtcgcaacaaaattaatttaattaatagttgtgatgagagcccattgtgataccacacatatatggtatcacaatgagctctatagcctgagtgtgtctttcgtggacagctaatatgacctaacctaacctaacaatGTATTGGAGATCGAAAAAGTCGGAGAAATTCTTAAGACGAGGGGTACAACATGTGgcaaatcaattttgaaacacaATGATCACATTCACAATTGAGATTGAAACTAGCAAACGGAATGTCCGTTGtctcaaatttgaatatttaaaaaattatagtactTTATAGACAGCGAAAAGATTTGCCTAGTCCCATTTTTACGACTCGGCTATATATCGGAGCCAGCTagttggaaaaacattctagtTGCAAAAACGAATACTCGTCTCTACCTTAAACTATcacttttacaaatttatagCTTTTTATATGTGTTAAATTCCGAAaaagtttccaacaaaagtATTAAGACACATATTTCTCAACCTTTTAAATTCTGGCCattttaacaaacaataaatattcagataccaaacaaaaaaaattaagtaggcttttcatcgaaaattaaaaatagccactCTGTGGAAGTGCGATGAGGGATACGGAAATGAATTATTTCCAGTAAATATTTCTCGACCACCCTGTACTAATAAAAATGTCGTGTTTAACAAAATCAATACTATATTGTTCTTAAGAAAGGTAAACGCATGCATTACGCatatattaagtatttaaaacatGCATCAATTTGATGCAATGTTGAACAAATTGCATCTAAAATGCATAATGATGATAGTAAAAAACAATCTTACatgatattacatatttttgcaCGCTCTGAAAACATGAATTTTCTCAAATGGAAACATTTAAATGCTGTggtataatcaatataaaaccACATTTTAAGACAACACTTCAGAGTAAACAAACCCATAAACAAaccagaaaaaaacaaattattcgtTACCCAACAATGAAACGTAAATTGAGTGTTTTAGTGTTAATTTTTGTGATTGGTTCAACAGCAGCTAATTATGATGGCAGCAATAGTGACTCAACAATAAGCGGCTTAAAAATGTTGCAACGATTATACCATTATTGTGAACAAAGTgatgatttaattaaatgtttaaaaatacatgCTTTAAAATTCACCGATCGTGCATTAAAATCAAAACAGATCAGTCTTTTTGATGGTATTGCTTTTATACGTGACGAAAGTGACAAATATTCTCGAGCTTATCATAATGATGAAAAGTTAACCGAAAATCTACAATCGTTATCAACACATGAAATAGATCGATTACTCATCGATCGTACTCAACGCTTTTTGGATACTCACAAAGTTCAACTCTCAGTTCCACGTTTATTCGCTGATGAAAATGATAGTGAAAGTCGTGGCCATAAACATATGAAAAAATACATAGGCCCATTGTTAGCAGCGCTTACATTGAAATCTGGTTTACTAGCAATGTCATTCAAAGCAGTTGCTTTATTAGCTGGAAAAGCGTTACTTGTTGGAAAAATTGCATTGGTACTAACCGCAATTTTaggtttgaaaaagttattaTCACATGAGGGTCATGAAAAAACGACATATGAGATTGTAAAACATCCACATGTATCTCATGCTCAAACGTACTCAAGCAGTAATTATGGTGGTGGGGAGTATGAAACAAGTGGGGTAGGAGGACATTATCATCGAAGTATTAATGAAAATCAAAGCCAAGACCGAGCATATCGTAGTTATATTCCTAATACATTTCAATAAAGCATTGTAGTTCCAGACACAAATTCTGAATTAGAAGTAgagtgttttttaaaatgagaaaaCATAGTTGTTTCGTAAAACAACTGCAATATAAACTGCGTTTGCTCAGatccaaaaatattcaaaaacattgaTTCTCAGAGTTTCTGAATACTTTTGgatcagaaaataatttataagaaagtCAATTTATAAAAGGTAAAAAACCTTATGAGtcctaataattaaaaattacctgATATAGCAGATGGGAATACTACAAAAgtagtgttttttaaattgtcacataaattcaaaaattttacacaaaaaaatctttcaaaccaTACATAAGGCcaattttgcataatttatttatatttcatgtaaACTGTCAGAAAGATATTTGACTTAATTTAGAAAACgattcaaaatgtttaattataaaagatacaTTTTCGTTTATGTTTATCCGACTTGAAGAACCATAAACTGAATCAAAcaagatattaaaatatgtttgtggGGGTAAAAAAGAAGCTAaccgattttattaaaaagtcaaccattttctgaaatatttccaATGTTATTGTATTGTAGAATAACTGTGTTAATATCCTATTTTTCACTAAACTAGCCTTTTTTATCCCCACCATCGAACTATTTTGATAACATCATGaagttatacaaattttgttttgaactaATTATAAAGCTTACAACTACAGAATTACAGTTTATTTCCTGTATGAACTGAAGTTGTACCTATACCTAAAATCAGTAATCGTTTCTTCTGTAGTTTTCAAATCAGACATTTTCaagggaaattttttaatttatagtttaaataattagcgGATTACACAGTCGGTtgttgaattttgaaataattatataacttttgtttatttatttatttatttatttattcatttatttatttgttatagattttaagttttgtacatttaataaataggaataagtaaaatagtttaatatttattttatacttactaTTTACAAGCTTGTCATAACGATTGCCGTGCGTAAACAAACATcagttaaaaacaattttaaattctatactggtgaaaaattttactttacatttttgtttttttaaattattttatttaactgtgATCTATGACCAAttagttaaatatatatcttttaaattGAGAACCGGGTCTAAAATACCAACTGTATACTGAATAACctgtaaattttatctaaacatCATTTTTTAGTCAGCCCTCAAtcaccaaaaaactaaaaactgaaTTTGTTTAGCTAAtctcatttaatttaaagaatttcaatttattgtttcttaatattatgtaatttttttcacaaagcCATTATGATGCGCCTTTAATATAATAGGGATCGTTGTAATTGTTTTTAGCATAAGATTTGTAACTGATGACAATTATGTAATGCTAAaccttaataatactttttcattaaataaaattaaaaaaattataataacctTTTACTAACATCCTGCACTTACAGAATTTTACTCCTTTTAagttcattttgaaataattgatgattttaaacATCTATAGTTAATGGTAAAATTACTCTCGGCCCTTTTAATCTAAATCCGTTTTGTAGCCCCTTAAATACTACTTATGGGGCTTACAGGATGtgtaatatgtatttatgtgtaCTGTGTGTTCAAAAAGTTCAAGACGCCGCACTTGCCCACCGAATTTAAGACagtaatgtttgaaaaaaatggccAAGACAAAAAGAATTCTTGAAGAATTGTAAGATTTCGCTTGCACTGACGTTGAATTTGTCCTTTCAAGTTAAAGcagattttttaaatcactttttgCACAATGGGTTCCATATTAGTTTAATAATTCTTTCATAATATTGATTCTAAGCTAATGTTCCCTTAAGCTGAGAATTGACTCTATGATACAGAAATCTCCTATGAACggaataaaatatcatttttaattgaaaactgtgtaagTTTGATCATAATTATTCAGttcataaattatttctgtatcgtaaagtaaaaaaagataatatctATGTTGTTATCACTTGATTGCCTCTATTGAAGCTTGGGTCTTAAAATACCAATCCGCTCGCCAATTATTGTTGGGTTtgaaaatgtgtttaaaaaaaatattaatttatgttcaAAAGGTATAATTTTAACGAAGAAATTTATTCAACTTCAATACGGCCTGAAAAGAGTATTCATTTTGAACAACACTATGAATATTCTCTGATCCAAATTATGTGTCATTTTAAGTTTGAAATCAACATTTTGTCGGGTAACAAAAATGCAAACCATGCTTTAAACACTGATTTTTTCACTGAATAAAAAGACAAAAGATGCCTACtccattatacatttaaataagcTGTGTCATATTTTTTCTCCGAGTTTTTTATATTTGCGATAGTTTTCCtgtttttcatataaactttgtagtttgttttttcatacaaaaggaacttaaattttataattttttgtttttgatttacatttttagttttaattttatagttgtgtatgaaatttttattacctgaaatttatgaaaaattaactcgcgttttagttttttaaacgacataatgacccaaattaaaagaaaaacaattattttaatgtcttatataatttcttatcaaaatttctGTTGTAAAAAtagttgcttttttttatatgtttatggtatgtgcgtatgttttacaagattttaaacacacattttcattaaatattatgttttttaaatttgatcccGTTAAAGGCTAGAATGCCTAACCAACATAATATGGTAGGTGTATATGCATATTTTTACTTATCAGGATGTCGAGATGTCCGTACTTTCTGGTATACCAGGCTTCTATATtactaacttttatttttttttgaaaatttaatgttaccTACTTAAATAAGTTGTTAGACTTTGATGGTTAACGTTGAAACGTTTCCTCAATAAATCTATTGTGTCgagactatttttatttactctcaTACAGACAAAgccaattttcttttcaatcttTGCTTTTTTAATAACGTAACGAGCCACTGTTTCGACAATATCATTGAAATCGATTCGCACTGACTATCTTATTTGGCAATAAGCATAGTTAGCTGTAAGTgtcatttaaatgattttgaaaaatatattatttattaatcttatcttatatatttaaacgagcaattcttgtatatatatatttacgatcttggaaatggctccaacgattttcatgaaaatgagtatgtaagggttttttggggcgaaaaatcgatctaacaaggtttcattttaaacaaacgtcgttttattcgttttttcatgaaaaattgaaaccggcaatgcaaattataactcttcctgacatctattggtgtatatcgtagttaatgaaatacaatgcaaattataactcttcctgacatctattggtgtatatcgtagttaatgattcaaattggtatttgtgtggagacatttaaaacggtcttctattagtgataaaatttgtgtctttttaagaacaccgagcaaagctcggtcatccagatattagtAATTAAGAAAACTAATCAGCTcactgtaaaattaattaacacaaaTAGATAAAAGCATCATTAAATTTTCCCATTAATAACCATATAAATAAGTATGAACATCGTAAATTCATCCAAGTACGTAATTTATCGGTTAAAAATTATGCAATCAATCACAAGTGTAATTTTCATTGTTGCCTATTGCTgtgtaagtataaaaatttttatatttttgatttttaagtaaataattgcATAATTTCTTGCTTGCTTCGTTGTTGATggctttttgttttatttttaaggctTTTGTAGTGGCACATAGTGTACCAGAAAgaaatgtaattgaaaatgGGAGCCACAAAGCACTCGTGAGTATATTTTCATTCGTCTGTGAGTAAGTTTTCCAAGCAATCCGTAATTTGATTATACTAATTCTCTGATTCCAACATCACTGAGCAAGAATGCCAAACATCTGTAGATTTCAAATGTGAGTTTATAACTGAATTGTTGGCTATGAATATCCGCTTTTAGTTATtctaaaaaagataaataaataaaacaaaatgcgCAAGAACTACTCGACAAACCATTTTTGCCTTTTGTATTTATCttgatattcataattatcaAGGTGCTTTGGGGAAAACATTGACTTGCTTTGtaagaacttaaaaaaacaGGATTGTCTCAAAGCCTTTCTTTAAAGTGCATTATTGAGAACTTAGTACTTGGCTTCGGTTGTACGCAAACCAACCTAcagaatttataataatcaaacttaatcatttaattaattttttctttaaatacaattttttgaaatataaaattggtGAACAATGTGCGACGCCAGGGAAGAtagaagaaaagaaaaacaatataatcTAATTTCAATGAAAGGCTTCTTAATAATAAACCAGTAACGTTCTactcgaaaattaaaaactgcTGGTCGCAAAAAACCTAAAACAAGccattaaaatgattaaaacctTTGTGGTCTACAATGTAAACTTATTAGTGGGTAATTAGGTACAAGTAGaagttaaaagttataaatatctCGGTAATTATTAGATTTAGAATACAGAATGTCTATGTTAAActcgaaaactaaaaaatgtcgTTTTTAGAATATATTCGTCAATCGTGCAATTACAGATTGTGCAGCAGAATTTCAAAAAAGGATCACAgggcttattattatttatatttgctcAAATTGAAGCCCAAATACAAAAGGAATGTGGAAAcattgttattttcattgaaaggTTTTTATGTGCCGAACCTATTTTAGTATCACAAATATTTGCAAATGTATTGgccattttttatgaatatgtaggtaaacttataaaatttttattcaagaaatGATGTTGAAATGATGAAAgttgaaacaattaaaatatatttatatagaatttggcatttaattaaatcaaagtgGTTTCTAAGCAATTGTGatgatttgatttgaaaatctATTCACCATAGAATACCATTTctgttattttcttttgtttacgttagcattattattattgttttactccgaaatatatttgaatatcgattactaaaactttttttaattttagaatacaTTCGATAATCGTGCAACAACAGATTGTGCAGCGGAATTTCGGAAAAAAATTCCagcaatatttacaaaaattgtagacAGAATAGAAAAAGAATGCGGAAACATTTCGCTTCTTCTTGGCAAATTATCATGTGCAAAACCAATTTTGGTATCAGAAATATTGTCCAATGTATTAACCATATTTGATGATTGTGTAGGAaactttatcaaataaattgtagttaaaaaaattttgttgaaattatgaaaattgaaaacgaataaaattattaaaacatatttttaaagatttgagtttttcaattaaaatttcatcgCCATAAAGTCAGaaagtaaatgatttttatcggATTCATTTTAAGTAATACCAGTTAACGCCATTTACTTTAGGTTCTTTGGGTCATTTAACGTTAAAAAGGCTCtttgtgtttaataaaattagatttttgagtttaacaaaattcataaacaaTGTTTGCacattctttaaaaaagttctgaagagtaataCAGGTTATTTCATTCTAGAGgctcaattttcaattcttaaaaagatGTTCCCATTATTAACAATGAGTACGACAGAGGTTCTAAATATTTCAGTATTACACACTAAACATTAAACTGTTGACATCTCGAAAACTAAACCttaacgaaaaaatcacaaagagcctctttgacgttaaataacccaaaaacctagagtaacttttacttgcttcaaaaaatgtcatttaactgtttctgtgaAGGGGGGAGAGGATATGCAAAAATTGGACCATTATggtttctggcaagatccagaatattaatctataagctttacTAAAACATGGATCATgtgacaaaatgcggtactcatattttgcaaacTCAACCCTATCCAGCGTCCGCACTAATATAACTTCCATAAAGACTTGAGGATGCAGCTATTACTGAAACTTCGCAGATTTGCAGATTGCAGATTGTAtttgtgtaattaaaattttgtctataGATATATAATAGGCTTCCCGACCATTAGTCATGAATCGCTTTCTTACTTATGATACTATTGCCATCAACTTGAAAAGGTAACTGATTACACAGAAAAATTCAAAGCTGtagttatttttcaaacaaaattttttgaaatttgtgtaATAAGGTCATGTTTATAGCAAATCAATCAGAAATAACTATTGTTTatagaaattcaaattaatgtaatacgagtaattttttatactatgttgtaaatttttaactggGTAAAGAAGTTTTTGTATTTCGCCAGCGCAGTAATAATATGTGACATTTTACTGTTTCATATTGCCTGaacgattaactaaaaaatattgttcCTATCAAAATGTAGACACTCTTATTTTGTTCCTTTATTAATGATCGATAGATTTTCGTTGTGCAttatattgttgaaaatattatgcTGTTACTTGTAGATCACCCAGATTTTATCACTTCGTCAGTTACTTCTTAGCTCATTGTgcaaatatatgttaaaaaagttattctttactcgttttttaaaaagagatcatttttaatactgtttttttttcgtacaaatttaaaacaattatttatgttttaaaattaaataaataaataaataaatattaattaataaatttaaataaaaaaattaatgaatattatttcttCTTCTTGGTTTCATTTTCCGTATAGTTAATgttgtcatttaatttttctacaattGGATAGTATGCTTTGTATGCTAACATATTTGCAGCATTCTGTGATGAGGGAGCTAATCCTACAGCATCTAAGCTTCTGGACCATCCACCTCCGCCTCCATATCCACCATGACCATGATCACTGGATGGTGCAGCCGCTGTTACTACAACATGCTCAGAACCACCTGAACTACCCACTAACTTTTTTAGCCCAATTATCGATGACATTAATAAGGCCATTTTTGCCACTAACAATGCTGTACCAGCTATAAATGCAATTTTCCCCATTGCCATTTGTGCCATCATACCAGCCATGGCTAAACCACCTGCTAACATCATACCACCATATTTGTCTTTCTTTTTACCACGacctgtaacaaaaatttttttatgttataaatatgtaaagtGTTGCACGCTTTCAAGTCAGGAAAATCTACTTTTATCTAGCCTACGAGTGTTCCTAACAAAAACCTGCAAACTTACACCGCAAGGATATATACATTTGACAATCTGACctcttaaagaatttttttaaatatattattaacaggaaacaaatttcaatcaaaacatCATCATTAATTATTTCGGCAGCTGCCtggattaaatttttgtaaatgtctCCGTAAAAAAGTCCACAAGAGTCTAGTCTCTAGTCGAATAGCGGGAAATTGATTCTAAAAGTTATGATCTTGATTTACGAATCCTTAGAATGAGccttatatcaattttatttctaaaaacaaaattgacgtAATTGACAAAAGTAATTTGACaagatatttaagaaaattatatgattattcCGCTTCAGAATTTGTTAAAATGTCTAGTACCGTTATGTAAAAAATACTGAATCTAAAAAGAATATGCATTCGTTTAGAACTGTAATaggttgttattattaaatatattaaataatatacgattaaatttattattttagtgccaatatagttttaaagtgcaaatatttatattattaaacaggAGAGCAAAACATAATGAGGCTGATTCCTTATATTAGgtcaaaaaaaatagattttgtaACGTCACAAAGATTCCGTGTAAAATAGCTAAGAACTGAAAGTTTAtagatattcaaatttaaattttcttaatttcatagataaaaaaattgtattgtaataCGTAGGTATCAACCTTTTTATCagtatgaaaaaacaaatagtaattaaataatccTCAAGGAAGCATTTCAGTTTTTATCAGTTTCCAGAGTATCAGGAATTTCAAATTATCAGAAATTTACTTTCATTTctatcaagttttatttttagcattagttttataataatcgtTCTTTTTGCTTTTCATTAGCTATCAAAATTAAGCCCACTAATTATGTTTCACCCTCTATATTAGTAAGAAATTGTTAGTAATTACATcgaaatggaaaattattaataaaatttccaattttgaataattgtttttgaatatttgtacatttttaataatgtcgTTTGTACTTTATCGACAACACTAGCAACCCTTTTTTGAAATCCACGTAATGTTTTTACTGTAAATCTAACTCCACCTGtaacaatttattcaaaaagaaacacaaaaatgctcaaaataaaatataaatacttttcatattattcgataaattttttgaagtctAATTGCAAAAAATACTGAAAGTTTATGGAAAATTAACGATAGTTGCTAATACATTCGATTGTGAATTTTAGTATAGTTTATAGATAAGAGATTTAACAGACAGATATAAGTTAGTTTTTGTTATTAGATGACAAgccttactttttttaaataagctaGCTTCATGTTTGCTTTGTACATAAAGTCAAAAaacatattctttaaaaaata
This genomic interval from Chrysoperla carnea chromosome 1, inChrCarn1.1, whole genome shotgun sequence contains the following:
- the LOC123291215 gene encoding uncharacterized protein LOC123291215; this encodes METFKCCGIINIKPHFKTTLQSKQTHKQTRKKQIIRYPTMKRKLSVLVLIFVIGSTAANYDGSNSDSTISGLKMLQRLYHYCEQSDDLIKCLKIHALKFTDRALKSKQISLFDGIAFIRDESDKYSRAYHNDEKLTENLQSLSTHEIDRLLIDRTQRFLDTHKVQLSVPRLFADENDSESRGHKHMKKYIGPLLAALTLKSGLLAMSFKAVALLAGKALLVGKIALVLTAILGLKKLLSHEGHEKTTYEIVKHPHVSHAQTYSSSNYGGGEYETSGVGGHYHRSINENQSQDRAYRSYIPNTFQ
- the LOC123291231 gene encoding uncharacterized protein LOC123291231, which translates into the protein MQSITSVIFIVAYCCAFVVAHSVPERNVIENGSHKALIVQQNFKKGSQGLLLFIFAQIEAQIQKECGNIVIFIERFLCAEPILVSQIFANVLAIFYEYNTFDNRATTDCAAEFRKKIPAIFTKIVDRIEKECGNISLLLGKLSCAKPILVSEILSNVLTIFDDCVGNFIK